The following coding sequences lie in one Oncorhynchus kisutch isolate 150728-3 linkage group LG3, Okis_V2, whole genome shotgun sequence genomic window:
- the LOC109884377 gene encoding uncharacterized protein LOC109884377 isoform X1, whose protein sequence is MDPLEQVDPHSGTVDVQNNVNTRRRADTSSPRHHRPDFPDQERSPLTRNTCNGSQKKNQSKEIVAHDDDGNIRKVAEMATCVRSGDCEAGLCCVRYLKVKRCQPIPKEGDTCLLRGGRSKQRRNLDRCNCAPGLICRAQAESPKNQGVCQPKLSENRRSARHSGKRRMAERRCG, encoded by the exons ATGGATCCATTGGAACAG GTGGACCCGCACAGTGGAACGGTGGATGTACAGAATAATGTGAACACACGTCGCAGGGCAGATACATCTTCTCCTCGCCATCACAGGCCAGATTTTCCTGATCAAGAACGCAGTCCGTTAACG AGAAATACCTGCAATGGATCTCAGAAAAAGAACCAGAGTAAAGAAATAGTTGCTCATGATGATGACGGCAACATAAGGAAAG TTGCAGAGATGGCCACATGCGTGCGCTCTGGAGACTGTGAGGCAGGACTGTGCTGCGTCCGCTATTTAAAAGTGAAAAGATGTCAACCCATCCCAAAGGAGGGAGATACCTGCCTCCTGCGAGGAGGACGCTCTAAACAGCGGAGGAATCTTGACCGCTGCAACTGTGCACCCGGGCTAATCTGTCGTGCCCAGGCTGAAAGCCCCAAAAACCAAGGAGTTTGTCAACCTAAATTGAGCGAGAACAGGAGGAGTGCTAGACACTCAGGCAAGAGGCGTATGGCTGAGAGAAGATGTGGATGA
- the LOC109884377 gene encoding uncharacterized protein LOC109884377 isoform X2, producing the protein MCHFVWSTMWTPTIALLFMCSHCFVRSLDSNVIGSSKEAMDPLEQVDPHSGTVDVQNNVNTRRRADTSSPRHHRPDFPDQERSPLTRNTCNGSQKKNQSKEIVAHDDDGNIRKVAEMATCVRSGDCEAGLCCVRYLKVKRCQPIPKEGDTCLLRGGRSKQRRNLDRCNCAPGLICRAQAESPKNQGVCQPKLSENRRSARHSGKRRMAERRCG; encoded by the exons ATGTGTCATTTTGTTTGGTCAACAATGTGGACACCTACGATCGCTTTGCTTTTCATGTGTTCTCATTGTTTTGTGCGCAGCCTCGACTCCAATGTAATCGGATCCTCTAAAGAAGCGATGGATCCATTGGAACAG GTGGACCCGCACAGTGGAACGGTGGATGTACAGAATAATGTGAACACACGTCGCAGGGCAGATACATCTTCTCCTCGCCATCACAGGCCAGATTTTCCTGATCAAGAACGCAGTCCGTTAACG AGAAATACCTGCAATGGATCTCAGAAAAAGAACCAGAGTAAAGAAATAGTTGCTCATGATGATGACGGCAACATAAGGAAAG TTGCAGAGATGGCCACATGCGTGCGCTCTGGAGACTGTGAGGCAGGACTGTGCTGCGTCCGCTATTTAAAAGTGAAAAGATGTCAACCCATCCCAAAGGAGGGAGATACCTGCCTCCTGCGAGGAGGACGCTCTAAACAGCGGAGGAATCTTGACCGCTGCAACTGTGCACCCGGGCTAATCTGTCGTGCCCAGGCTGAAAGCCCCAAAAACCAAGGAGTTTGTCAACCTAAATTGAGCGAGAACAGGAGGAGTGCTAGACACTCAGGCAAGAGGCGTATGGCTGAGAGAAGATGTGGATGA
- the LOC109874139 gene encoding chromaffin granule amine transporter → MPLFNPLVWVREWLRQSRGSSRLVLVVVCVALLLDNMLLTVVVPIIPTFLYALDHPTQDPFIQPSTQRPSEEGFTLASVHSFYDNTSYSLRGSESNLSEALLFNISRNSSQVKGSTCQEDSAFLDKENVRVGLLFASKALVQLLVNPFVGPLTNRVGYHIPMFAGFIIMFVSTIMFAFSGTYALLFFARSLQGIGSSFSSVAGLGMLASVYTNDEERGVAMGIALGGLAMGVLIGAPFGSVMYEFVGKTAPFLILAFLAVFDGVLQLLILQPSKISPGNVEGTPLLTLLKDPYILISAGSLCFANMGVAILEPTLPIWMMQTMCSPKWQLGMAFLPASISYLIGTNLFGLLANKMGRWLCSMIGMFIVGISLLCVPFAKNIYGLIGPNAGLGFAIGMVDSSMMAIMGYLVDIRHASVYGSVYAIADVALCMGFAIGPSIGGSLVRAIGFPYLMVFIGIINIFYAPLCFFLRNPAIREEKMAIIDQECPLHRKSYNTQKECREFPLSDESEEETEE, encoded by the exons ATGCCACTATTCAACCCCTTGGTGTGGGTGCGGGAGTGGCTGCGACAGAGCAGAGGCTCCTCCAGACTGGTGCTGGTGGTCGTGTGTGTTGCCCTGCTACTGGATAACATGCTGCTTACTGTTGTCG TGCCCATCATCCCAACGTTTTTATATGCCCTTGACCACCCGACACAAGACCCCTTCATCCAGCCAAGCACACAGAGGCCATCTGAGGAGGGCTTCACATTGGCCTCAGTCCACTCCTTCTACGACAACACTTCCTACAGTCTCAGAGGCTCTGAGAGCAACCTGTCTGAGGCCCTCCTCTTCAACATCTCCAGAAACTCCAGCCAGGTGAAAGGCAGCACATGCCAGGAGGACAGTGCCTTCTTGGACAAGGAGAATGTTCGTGTGGGACTCCTCTTTGCCTCCAAGGCTCTGGTGCAGCTTCTAGTCAACCCCTTCGTGGGTCCCCTGACCAACAG GGTTGGATATCACATACCAATGTTTGCTGGCTTCATCATCATGTTTGTTTCAACAATAA TGTTTGCCTTTTCAGGTACATACGCCTTGTTGTTTTTTGCTCGCTCTCTTCAGGGAATtggttcctctttctcctctgtggcag GGCTGGGAATGTTGGCCAGTGTGTACACAAATGATGAGGAGAGAGGCGTAGCCATGGGGATCGCTCTGGGTGGATTGGCCATGGGAGTCCTCA TTGGAGCGCCATTTGGCAGTGTGATGTATGAATTTGTGGGGAAGACTGCTCCTTTCTTAATCTTGGCTTTCCTTGCAGTATTTGATGGAG TGTTACAACTTCTTATACTTCAGCCATCAAAGATTTCACCAGGA AATGTGGAGGGCACTCCTTTGCTGACCCTACTGAAGGACCCCTACATTCTCATAAGCGCAG GCTCTCTGTGCTTCGCCAACATGGGAGTTGCCATTCTGGAGCCCACACTTCCCATCTGGATGATGCAGACCATGTGCTCTCCTAAATGGCAGCTTG GTATGGCTTTCCTACCAGCAAGCATTTCTTACCTTATTGGCACCAATTTATTTGGTTTGTTGGCTAACAAAATGGGAAG GTGGCTGTGCTCCATGATTGGGATGTTTATTGTTGGCATCAGCCTCCTTTGC GTTCCTTTTGCAAAGAACATCTATGGTCTTATTGGTCCAAATGCAGGCCTGGGGTTTGCTATTG GAATGGTGGACTCCTCTATGATGGCCATAATGGGATACCTGGTGGATATTCGCCATGCCTCGGTCTATGGCAGTGTTTACGCCATAGCTGATGTCGCATTGTGCATGGGTTTTGCCATTG GTCCTTCGATAGGGGGCTCCTTGGTCAGGGCCATTGGATTTCCTTACCTCATGGTATTCATTGGCATCATCAACATCTTCTATGCTCCACTGTGCTTCTTCCTGCGTAATCCTGCCATCAGGGAGGAGAAGATG GCCATCATAGACCAGGAATGCCCTCTGCACAGGAAGAGCTACAACACACAGAAGGAGTGTCGAGAGTTCCCTTTGAGTGACGAGAGCGAGGAGGAAACGGAGGAGTAA